ATGAAGATCACTGGTCTGGCCATCAACACCGTTGCTGAAGCCATCAACCAGGCTCGCCCCGCGCGTCTTCACATCCTTGAAAAGATGTTGGAGGCCATCGACACCCCACGGGAAGGCATGTCACCCCATGCCCCTCGTCTGCTGAGCTTCCGTATCGATCCGGAACTGATCGGCACCGTGATCGGTCCTGGGGGACGCACCATCAAGGGCATCACTGAGCGCACCAACACCAAGATCGACATCGAGGACAGTGGCATCGTCACCATTGCCTCCCACGACGGTGCAGCAGCCGATGAAGCCCAGAAGATCATCGAAGGGTTGACGCGCAAGGTGAACGAAGGCGAAGTGTTCAGCGGTTCGATCACCCGGATCATTCCGATCGGAGCCTTCGTGGAAATTCTTCCTGGCAAGGAAGGCATGATCCACATCTCCCAGCTCTCCGAAGCGCGGGTAGAGAAGGTGGAAGACGTGGTGAAGGTGGGCGACGAAGTCACCGTGCGTGTGCGCGAGATCGACAATCGCGGCCGCATCAACCTCACCCTGCGCGGTGTGCCCCAGAGCGGCGAGGATGCCGCTCCTGAACCCGCTCCGACCCCCGTCGCGCCCCTCTCCTGAGGGGCTCAGGTTCAGACCTGAAACCCAGGATCAATCGTGGCCATCGCCCGTGTCGCTATCTCTTCGAGAGCGGCATGGGCTTTTCCATGACTGGCAATCAAACAGCCGGCCTGTCGCACATCGCCGGTGTTGTAGGTCAAGAGCTCACCATCGGCATGGGTGAAAGCACCACCGGCAGCCAGCAGCACCGCTTCCGGCGCGGCCATGTCCCAGTCCTTAGGAGCACTCTTGCCGGAGAGAGAGACGTAGAGGTCTGTCTCGCCACGCAGGATCGTGGCGACCTTGTAGCCAACGCTGCCCACCGCTTTGGAACCGCCGAGCGCGAGGGTGTCAATCAGTTTCACCAGACGGTCGTCACGGTGGCTGCGGCTGGCCACCAGGATCAGCTCCGAAACGGCGGTTCTGTCGCTGAAGCGAACCGGCGACCGATCACCTTGACGGTCTTCACACCAGGCCCCTTCGCCGACGAGGCCGATCCAGAGTTCGTCGGCTTCCGGCAGCAACACCACCCCCAGCACAGGACGCCGTCCCTGCACCAGGGCCAAATGCACGGCGTATTCGCCAGTGCCCTGCAGAAAATCCTTGGTGCCATCCAGCGGATCGAGAATCCAGAGCCAATCCGCCGGCAGCGGCTGGCCCTCCGTGAGCTGCTCTTTG
This region of Synechococcus sp. NOUM97013 genomic DNA includes:
- a CDS encoding 3'(2'),5'-bisphosphate nucleotidase CysQ, with protein sequence MMPTAPTLPAGVSQDALLAALRPLCWGAADILRAYSRGEQPPYGFPKALSVDDGGEGPVSAADLAVNQWLLDGLKQAFPEAGWTLLSEETAKEQLTEGQPLPADWLWILDPLDGTKDFLQGTGEYAVHLALVQGRRPVLGVVLLPEADELWIGLVGEGAWCEDRQGDRSPVRFSDRTAVSELILVASRSHRDDRLVKLIDTLALGGSKAVGSVGYKVATILRGETDLYVSLSGKSAPKDWDMAAPEAVLLAAGGAFTHADGELLTYNTGDVRQAGCLIASHGKAHAALEEIATRAMATIDPGFQV